ctAGGTATACtaagctgagataggctccagcgcacccgtaatccttgtgaggatgagctgtATGGAAAACGAATGAATTGCTGAGTGTAGTGACGCCCCCACTTTTTGGGGACTCTGAGATTACCTACAGTTCTTGTGCTCTTTCTTGAATGCTCTGAGATGCCACAAGGTAGCACCTAAGCCCATTCTAAATCAAAATTGTTCTCAAAGAAGTACAGTGTAGCACTACATTTGGACAAGCTTTGAGGAACTAAGTTTAAGCCTTGGTTGTCAAAGGAAGTTAGGAAAGCCTTTTGGCGCATGTGCATGTACATCTCGGGtgcggttgttgtttttttatggtcaattaaatcattattttaatcattatttttaatgtaattgttttcaaatgaggttGAGATGTTGTTAAACTGTTTTgtgaaaatagtttggggcataTTTATGGTTTTACACAAGCATTTGTAAACATTCatctgtaacatttttttttttttttggctattcGCATTTGACCATGTCCCCTGTACTGTTTATGATTAGGCTCTCATTTTAGTCACACTAAAGGGATGAAATTCTACAGACGTACAACTGTCTGATCATACTGACAGTTTTAACAAGGatgacaaaaagtgtttttttgtttgtttttgaacattGCAAATTTGCTTTTAAACAAAGTGGTCCACCATGCACACAAATCCAAAACACttaaactaaaataaagaaGTGTTTATTAATTGATTTTTGTGATCTGCTGGTTTCTGGGGGAAGACATAGCAACACATCGCTCTAATTTGCTGACTTGTGCACTCTGGTGCCCTGTGAGAGCCATGCGTGAAATGACTCATCACCCTATCTTTCTCCCCCTAACTCGCCCATACAAGCTCATAAAACAGCTGTCCACAAACATACCGCTTTTAAATGTGAAAGCGGGTGCGGGTGCGCACAATGGAACTCGCGCGCACTCATTCGCACGTGTCCGAGCACAGGGCGCCTTTAATCCGACATTCATCCTTCACGgggtccatcaatccatctgcGCTCAGCTAAACAGATGAATGAAGCCTCATTGTTCAAGTCAGCGCTGTAATCCGTGCGTGAGTGTAGATCGGTGCATACGTCCACTACAGCTAGACACACACAGTATCGTGTTAGAACATTATGGGAGCACATTAATCATACACTGTATGAATAATGCATATGacagtttttttccatcaaggtatccatccatcaattttctgtaacAGTGgtgtaaagggttggcctcacagttctgacgttcagggttccatcccggcctcacctttgcggagtttgcatgttttccccgtgtctgcgtgtgttttctccaagcactccggtttcctcccacatccaaaaacatgcaccattaattggactctctaaattgcccgtaggtgtgattgtgagtgcgactggttatatgtctctatgtgccctgcgattggctggcaaccgattgagggtgtgccccacctcctccccgttgacaactggggtaggctccagcattcccacgacccttgtgaggataagcggctaagaaaatggatggatgaaaatgtatataaatCATATGAATATTTATATAATGCAtcaatttcttttcctttcggattgtcccattaggggtcgccacagcgtgtcatctttttccatctaagccaatctcgtgcatcttcctctcgaacacccacccactcaccattgctctgtgaTGTATTAatgtgttgttaaaaaaaaaacaattttacatccATATTGTAACCCCCCTGCTGACCCCTCCCTTATCTACGAATGTCCTGCCCCATCTGTCCActtcaaaaatcaaatgtggcccATTAGCATcaagttactttttaaaattggaGTGAAGAATGAAtttatttgaatgtgtttttctttgcaggATTAAACATGCCAACATTGTGACTCTGGAAGAAATATTTGAGAGTAAATCCCACCTCTACCTTGTCATGCAACTGTGAGTATTCACATGCGTGTGAGGTTGGCGCTCCCGGCTTGTGCCGTCTCCCGTGCACGGCTTGTCACATGCCATACATTGCTCTCTGTAATGCATCTATACatgaacacacactcacacacttgcATGCCAGTACATATTGTACGACAATCACCTGTGGGAAATTTTGCCTTCACACCTGCAGCCTGTCAGCCTGAACATCAAATCTCAGTTACTCAAATATCAAAGACAAAAGCAAgagaagaaaaatgagttttattAAATTAGCTTTTAACTTTagaaactgtacattttttgcCGAGATCAAACTCttaggagaaaataaaaatggagagGGAGGTTGAAGGGATCCATTTCTTTTCTACTTGAACTGTCTTTGCGCGCTGTTGGAATATTTTTGAGGCCTCATAACAGTTTCAGCGCGACCTGCTTTCACAGCCATAAATCCAACTGCATGAACTGAATCAGGCCAAGTTAAAATATGAGGTAACCAATGTCAATTTATTACGATTATTAATGTAGCcaggaaagttaaaaaatagaGGGTGTACAACAACTTGAGAGCAAACTACGTtgcaatttatatttttaaagtttGAGTATATTTCAGTACATTTGGAGATGCTACATTTAATAGCTGTAAGAGGATACAGTACTACATGTACAAGTAAAGTCATGTCACCATCTAGTGGCCGTTATGTAGCATCAGCCTCAGATTCTTTTTACTATCACACATACTCCCTTTTTTTCGAATCCGTGGCTTCCCATctcatctattttttaaaacattgtttCTTGCTTATGTGGGTGTGTTTGAACTGTCCATTCAGGGTATCTGGTGGGGAATTGTTTGATCGCATCATCGAGAAGGGCTTCTACACGGAAAAAGATGCCAGTAAACTCATTCAGCAGATTCTGGATGCTGTCAAATATCTCCATGACATGGGAATCGTGCACCGAGACCtcaaggttttttgtttttgtttttttatatagagCTGAAAAAATGTCATAGAATTGATTGCAACATCAACTGTGTTTATTGGCTGtacagtggacaactggttagagtgtatGCCTCATAGTtcagaggactggggttcaaatcccaaccccgcctgtgtggagtttgcatgttctccctctccctgtccctgtgtaggttttctctgagcactccggtttcctcccaaatgccaaaaacatgcgttcatcaggcactctaaattgcccttcggtgtgattgtgagctaTCTGGaaaatacctgggataggctcctgcgattcttgtgaggataaggggctaagataATTGATAGATGTATGTGTTTATTGTCATTCTGTATGTCATACATTTCTTTAACTGGGGTTTGAAACCACCACATTGTGGCTGTGAAGCAGActtttgtatttatgtattcaggATAAGCGTGACTCAATGTTCTAAATGTCTGCTCTTCGTCACAGCCAGAGAATCTGCTCTACTACAGCATGGACGAAGACTCCAAAATCATGATCAGTGACTTTGGTCTGTCTAAAATCGAGGGCTCTGGCAGCGTGATGTCCACAGCGTGTGGAACTCCCGGATATGTCGGTAAGTTTCATTTTGAGATATCACCGGTAAGACAATGCACATATTCTATGGGGGAGGTAGTCACGTATGAATTTGAACGTGACTATGAACATTCCTAATCCATAGGGTTCAATTCGATGTTGGGCCACCTTTTGCAGCTACAACAGCTTTAAGTCTTCTGGGAAGGCTGTCCATAAGGTTTAAGAGTGTGtttatgggatttttttgtttttttttaaccattcttCCAGATGCACATTTGTGAAGTTACACAGTGATGTTTGAtgagaaggcctggctctcagTTTCTGCTCTGGACACTATGTAGGCTAGTTAAATTCATCCACAACAGATTCCCTAATCCTTatctttatggaccttgctttgtgcactggtgcacagcAATTTTGGACATGGAAGAACTGTTCCTGCAAAATTGGGAGCATGTATTTGTCATTGGCTCTTTCGTTCCAGTGAAAGGATCTCTGACTGATTCAGCATACTGTCAcgatgcacgactccagagacagcagacagtacagaggaaacctttattcggtccgagatcaggtagacagtccaaacaatccgtagtaccagtacgaatgggcttacgagggtggtcagtggacaggcgtgggtcggtgcacggagatcagaagtcgggaaagcaggagtgcgggaacgaggcatgaggagcaacgatctagcagagtatctgtcgtcccccgggtcctatatgtactgggtctaatcagtggtcatgaggcgcaggtgtgcaccttctgattagctggccacgcccagccctggctggaatccaggagcatgacacataCCAAGACCGTTTGGACAATTCATTGCTCCAGGCTTTGTGGGCACCGTTTGGGAATGCGGTTTCCTGTTCCAAAGTGACTGTGCATCAacgcacaaagcaaggtccacaAATACATGGATGAGAGTTTAATATGGACAAACGTGATTGGCCTGCACAATCATAATGTCGACGTGAACCCTATCAACGGTTTTTGGATGAATTCAAGCAGAGACTGAGAGCCAGGCTTTCTTGCCCAACACCACTGGATGACCTCACAATTGCACTTCTGGAAAAATGGTAAAACATTCCCTGCACACACTCTTGAACCTTGTGAAAAGCCTTTTCAGAAGAGTTAAAGCTGTTATAGTTGTAACTGCAGAGGCTGGACTGATTTTAACCCGATGGATTAAGAACAGGATGCCACTTCCGATCATATGTGAGTCAAGGCACTTGAGAGCATCTATATTAATTCTTGTTAATATAGTAGAAATACTATACGATATATTGTGGTTTGTGTCGTATTTTGTGAGTTTATTTGACATTAGTTTAAAATAATTCTTTGTCTTCATTTCAGcccctgaggttcttgctcaaaAACCCTACAGTAAAGCAGTGGACTGCTGGTCCATTGGCGTCATAGCATACATTCTGTGAGTACATACTTCATTTaatatgttttggtttttttttacttaactgGATGGGTTTCTAAGCGACGGTTGTTAACTTATCAACTGTCAGGTTGTGCGGTTACCCTCCATTTTATGACGAGAACGACGCCAAACTGTTTGAGCAGATCCTGAAAGCAGAATACGAGTTTGATTCGCCATACTGGGATGATATCTCGGATTCAGGTATCTGACAGACTTCTTCAacgatgtgtttttatttccattttatagtcaattactgaaaaaaacttgcaattccatcaggaaaaaaatgaattgaggattaaaaaaaattcaacaccaCAAATATTATAGCGATCCTCAGTTCCCAGACTAAATATGGGTGTGATTGCATCATAACAACCTGAATATTTGTcatggcacacaaaaaaaaagcttgactctcttgGCCAATTTAAACAACAAATCAACGAGATCACGCATAAAGTGTTatgatgaggtttttttttttatctttacctTGACAGCGAAAGACTTCATAGTCCATCTGATGGAGAAAGACCCCAATGTACGTTACACCTGCGAGCAGGCCCTGCAGCACCCATGGTACCTGTTACAACCTCCCTCCCCAATCTACATAGAgcaattgtatttgtatttcaaatgtatttatcttCATCTTTCTTTGCTCATCTATCCATGCCACCGTCTTATGTTGACTGGCAGACGATATGCTGAACTTGTCTATCCACCTTTTGCATGATAGTGACAGTGCCCAACTCAAAATTTTACACTGAATAAGTACAGTACGCGTGTCAATTGACACACAAATAATACTCTCCTAATAGTATTTTCAATTGCCTATATTAATAGTTTCAACAATAGAAATATC
This portion of the Syngnathoides biaculeatus isolate LvHL_M chromosome 10, ASM1980259v1, whole genome shotgun sequence genome encodes:
- the camk1b gene encoding calcium/calmodulin-dependent protein kinase type 1; this encodes MPLGDDCHTWMKKRSDVKEHYDFKDILGTGAFSEVVLAEEKRTQRLVAIKCIPKKALEGKENSIENEIAVLHKIKHANIVTLEEIFESKSHLYLVMQLVSGGELFDRIIEKGFYTEKDASKLIQQILDAVKYLHDMGIVHRDLKPENLLYYSMDEDSKIMISDFGLSKIEGSGSVMSTACGTPGYVAPEVLAQKPYSKAVDCWSIGVIAYILLCGYPPFYDENDAKLFEQILKAEYEFDSPYWDDISDSAKDFIVHLMEKDPNVRYTCEQALQHPWIAGDTALDKNIHESVSAQIKKNFAKSKWKQAFNATAVVRHMRRLQLGTNHEGPNQATLTSPCRSHLLIPGEDPQHAESCGEAGCSQTLDGDGVEPLSTCTYRCHPASRV